AGCTATCCCACGGGGTAGTTTGGATGGGAAGAATTCTTAATAATATTTTTAGAATTCTTTTTGTAAGGGGTATCGCAAAATATCTCCTCATATTGTTTCTTTTTAAAAGTGTAATTATGGCCTCATCAATTGAAATAAATTTCTGACCTAGAACAAATTTTCTAAAGCCTCTGTACTGCTCTTCTTTGTGATTTTTAATTAGAAACCCACAAATTTGAGCAATATCATTTGCGTGTATAAAGTGAAATTTCGAATCGAGTTTTAAAAATCTTGCTATCCAAAGCCATTTCCCAATTTCTTTCAATCCACTAGTTAGATAACTTACAGGATATTTACTTTTCTTGCCAAGATTTCCTCCGAAAACCAAGGTAGGGAAAACAGCGAAGGTTTTTTCTGCATATGAGCTTTCTCTAAGTCTCTGGAAGCATTTATATTTTGTTTGTATATACTCTGTTCCATAAATTAATGATTCCCTCATTAATTCTGTTTTTGTGTCAAGAATGCTAGCTGTTGAAAAATAAATAATTTTTTCTAACTTTTTAATATCAAGCATTTCAAGTAATTCTTCAAAAGCTTTAATATTTACTTCATAGGCTCTTTTGGGATCTCCCCAAGCTGTGGCAGTATGTATTAAGTAATTAATTTGACTAATTTCCTTTTTATATTTATTTGATTCCCTGATATCGCAAACCAATAACTTGATTTTTTTATTTTCATGAATAGAAATTGGCAGCTTACTTTTATCCCTTACCATGAGAAAAAGCCTGAATTTTGTGTTTTTCAAAAACCAATCAACTAAATATTGGCCAACACATCCATTAGCGCCTGTTATTAATAAGTTTTTATATCCCAAGACTTTGACTAGTAAGTAAGTTTTTTCCCATGTTCAAAAAATGTTTGAGCATTTTCTTCTGGAGTCCCAGGTAAAATCCCATGACCCAAGTTAAGAATATATTTCCTGTCTTTAATTTTATTGAAAGTATTATCTATCCTTTCTTTTATTGATTCTTCATTTCCGAATAAAATGCCAGGGTCAACATTACCTTGAATTCCAATCCCCCTGGGGATTCTTTTACAAGCCTCTTCAATATCTACAGTCCAGTCTAATGAGATTATATCTACTCCAGTTTTTGCCATTCTTTCTAAAACTCCAGCACTTCCTGAAATGTAAAGAATTATCGGTGTTTCAGGGTATTCCGCTTTTACAATTTCAACAACTTTTTTTTGATATGGCCCAGCAAAGATATCGTAATCTTGTGGGCTTAGTTGGCCTGCCCATGAATCAAAAATTTGTACTACTTGCGCTCCAGATTTTATTTGATATTTAAGATATTCACCAATAGATTTTGCAAAATGATCAAGAAGTTTATGAAGTAAATCTGGTTCATTAAAAGCC
This sequence is a window from Prochlorococcus marinus XMU1419. Protein-coding genes within it:
- a CDS encoding NAD-dependent epimerase/dehydratase family protein, yielding MGYKNLLITGANGCVGQYLVDWFLKNTKFRLFLMVRDKSKLPISIHENKKIKLLVCDIRESNKYKKEISQINYLIHTATAWGDPKRAYEVNIKAFEELLEMLDIKKLEKIIYFSTASILDTKTELMRESLIYGTEYIQTKYKCFQRLRESSYAEKTFAVFPTLVFGGNLGKKSKYPVSYLTSGLKEIGKWLWIARFLKLDSKFHFIHANDIAQICGFLIKNHKEEQYRGFRKFVLGQKFISIDEAIITLLKRNNMRRYFAIPLTKRILKILLRILPIQTTPWDSFSIKKYDFNHVPITNPETFKLKSHAKSLNDILRLSKLPSCNNN
- the hemE gene encoding uroporphyrinogen decarboxylase, whose amino-acid sequence is MGQDLPLLLSAALGKKVNRPPVWMMRQAGRYMKIYRDLRERYPSFRERSENPELSYEISMQPFHAFKPDGVILFSDILTPLPGMGINFEIIESKGPIIEDPIRTLNQVENLKELNPSENLSFVGQVLTSLKKDVNNEATVLGFVGAPWTLAAYVVEGKSSKNYSLIKSMAFNEPDLLHKLLDHFAKSIGEYLKYQIKSGAQVVQIFDSWAGQLSPQDYDIFAGPYQKKVVEIVKAEYPETPIILYISGSAGVLERMAKTGVDIISLDWTVDIEEACKRIPRGIGIQGNVDPGILFGNEESIKERIDNTFNKIKDRKYILNLGHGILPGTPEENAQTFFEHGKKLTY